From a region of the Mercurialis annua linkage group LG1-X, ddMerAnnu1.2, whole genome shotgun sequence genome:
- the LOC126676103 gene encoding uncharacterized protein At3g17950-like, translating to MSQQEEGWPLGLQPLNERVGIPRNNVADFSGGSVSFNTLITASSSSSPDSSSSDLDTESTGSFFHDRSITLGSLIGVSNLFEFSRKSSKVRKIEVIKAKKSNKKRKTWLFSLCSRDTTDAQTVTNNDDNNNNNNNHPPSLGHFLAAERRAAADEDRRNQNPNSSIYGADEFSFAEANSLFVDGQVAPPRVISAWHEEDEQRTRNGEPVLFSCICG from the exons ATGTCTCAACAG GAAGAAGGATGGCCTCTGGGATTGCAGCCCTTGAATGAGAGAGTTGGGATACCTAGAAATAATGTTGCTGATTTTTCAGGAGGATCAGTTTCATTTAACACTTTAATcactgcttcttcttcttcttcaccagATTCCTCTTCTTCAGATTTAGACACTGAG TCTACAGGATCTTTCTTCCACGATAGAAGCATAACACTCGGAAGCCTCATCGGTGTTTCGAATCTATTCGAGTTTTCAAGAAAATCATCAAAAGTAAGAAAAATAGAAGTGATAAAAGCAAAAAAGAGCAACAAAAAACGTAAAACATGGCTCTTCTCTCTATGTTCAAGAGACACTACTGATGCACAAACCGTAACGAACAACGAtgacaacaacaataataataataatcatccTCCATCTTTAGGTCATTTTCTTGCTGCTGAAAGAAGAGCAGCAGCTGATGAAGATAGAAGAAACCAAAACCCTAATTCTAGTATTTATGGAGCTGATGAATTTTCATTTGCTGAAGCTAATTCATTATTTGTTGATGGACAAGTTGCTCCTCCTAGAGTAATAAGTGCATGGCATGAGGAAGATGAACAGAGGACAAGAAATGGAGAGCCAGTTCTGTTTTCTTGTATTTGTGGATAG
- the LOC126657532 gene encoding putative E3 ubiquitin-protein ligase XBAT31, which produces MGQGLSCAASRENGGFFSAVQCGDLESVKIMIERDPSLVHQTTAYDRQSPLHIAALNGRIEIMSVLLERSVDPDVVNRHKQTPLMLAAMLGKIGCLKKLIEAGANILKFDSLNERTCLHYAAYYGHSDCLQAVLSAAQSSPVAASWGYARFVNIRDGKGAAPLHLAARQRRPECVRILLDNGALVCASTGGYGCAGSTPLHLAARGGSLDCIRELLAWGADRLQRDSSGRIPYLVALKNKHGACAALLNPSSAEPLVWPSPLKFISELNQEAKALLESALMDANREREKNILKGTAYSIPSPSHSDAEADDNISEASDTELCCICFEQVCTIEVQDCGHQMCAQCTLALCCHNKPSPTTASLNPPVCPFCRSTIVRLVVAKVKNSDDTNDQDIGEIGSPKIRKARKSRNFSNEGSSSFKGLSTISSFGKITGRSSGRIAADNEWIDKP; this is translated from the exons atggGTCAGGGACTGAGTTGTGCAGCGAGTAGAGAAAATGGTGGGTTCTTTAGTGCAGTTCAGTGTGGTGATTTAGAGAGTGTAAAGATTATGATTGAGAGAGACCCTTCTCTTGTTCATCAAACTACTGCTTATGATCGTCAATCTCCACTTCATATTGCTGCTCTCAATGGCCGGATCGAG ATTATGTCTGTGCTTTTGGAGCGATCTGTGGATCCTGATGTTGTTAATCGTCATAAACAG ACTCCACTTATGTTGGCTGCAATGCTTGGCAAAATTGGATGTTTGAAGAAGCTAATTGAAGCTGGAGCAAAT ATTTTGAAGTTTGATTCACTAAATGAAAGAACTTGCTTACATTATGCTGCTTATTATGGTCATTCTGATTGTCTTCAAGCTGTTCTCTCTGCTGCTCAATCTAGTCCTGTTGCTGCCTCATG GGGATATGCACGGTTTGTTAATATTCGAGATGGTAAAGGAGCTGCACCGTTGCATTTAGCTGCTCGTCAAAGACGGCCTGAATGTGTTCGCATTTTGTTGGACAATGGAGCTCTTGTCTGTGCTTCAACAGGCGGATACGG CTGTGCAGGAAGTACTCCTCTTCATTTGGCTGCTAGAGGCGGATCCCTTGATTGCATCCGCGAATTGCTAGCTTGGGGTGCAGATCGTCTTCAACGAGATTCATCTGG GAGAATACCCTATTTGGTTGCTTTGAAGAACAAACATGGAGCTTGTGCAGCCTTATTAAATCCCTCTTCCGCTGAGCCCCTCGTGTGGCCGTCACCTTTAAAGTTCATCAGCGAACTAAATCAGGAAGCTAAAGCTCTGCTCGAAAGTGCCTTAATGGATGCAAACAGGGAGAGGGAAAAGAATATCCTCAAGGGCACTGCTTATTCAATTCCATCTCCATCACATTCTGATGCTGAGGCCGATGATAATATATCCGAG GCAAGTGATACGGAGCTATGCTGCATTTGCTTTGAGCAAGTTTGCACAATTGAAGTACAAGATTGTGGTCACCAAATGTGTGCACAATGTACACTAGCCCTGTGCTGTCACAATAAACCCAGTCCAACAACCGCAAGCCTCAACCCTCCGGTCTGCCCATTCTGTCGAAGCACAATCGTCCGTCTAGTTGTTGCTAAAGTTAAGAATTCAGATGACACTAATGATCAAGATATTGGTGAAATAGGTTCACCAAAGATACGAAAGGCAAGAAAGTCGCGAAATTTCAGCAACGAGGGAAGCAGCAGCTTCAAGGGATTATCAACAATAAGTTCCTTTGGAAAGATAACCGGACGTAGCTCGGGAAGAATCGCTGCAGACAATGAGTGGATCGATAAGCCTTGA